Proteins co-encoded in one Sparus aurata chromosome 18, fSpaAur1.1, whole genome shotgun sequence genomic window:
- the ppid gene encoding peptidyl-prolyl cis-trans isomerase D: MSHPTPSDKPTNPENPRVFFDVDVGGQTAGRIVFELFADITPKTAENFRALCTGEKGTGTSTGKPLHFKGCPFHRIIKKFMIQGGDFSNHNGTGGESIYGEKFEDENFHYKHDKVGLLSMANAGPNTNGSQFFITTVPTPHLDDKHVVFGQVLKGMGIVKMLEAIDTNEDAPVKPCVIADCGEHKDGDSWGSAANDGSGDTHPDFPEDSDIDFKDVDKVLSVAEDVKNIGNNLFKKQDWNAAANKYSKALRYLEVGGDEFDEEVMKKLEPTAFSCFLNTAACKLKMQLWQEALESCNEALEMNKANTKALFRRSQAWQGLKEYSKAMTDLKKAQEITPEDKAIINEMKRVQLKIQEEKEKEKKIYAKMFS, from the exons ATGTCTCACCCAACACCGTCTGACAAACCTACAAACCCCGAGAACCCGCGCGTGTTCTTCGATGTAGACGTTGGTGGACAAACAG CCGGCCGGATAGTTTTCGAGCTGTTTGCTGATATCACCCCCAAGACTGCTGAAAACTTCCGGGCACTGTGCACCGGAGAGAAAGGCACTGGAACATCGACCGGGAAGCCTCTGCACTTCAAAGGATGCCCATTCCACAGAA TTATCAAGAAGTTCATGATCCAGGGAGGCGATTTCTCCAACCATAATGGCACCGGGGGCGAGAGCATCTACGGGGAGAAGTTTGAGGATGAAAACTTCCACTACAAG CATGACAAAGTGGGTCTGCTCAGCATGGCCAACGCCGGGCCGAACACCAACGGCTCTCAGTTCTTTATCACTACCGTCCCCACGCCACACTTGGATGACAAGCATGTCGTTTTTGGTCAAGTGTTAAAAGGGATGGGAATCGTTAAAATGCTGGAGGCTATTGACACCAACGAGGACGCCCCTGTAAAG CCGTGTGTCATAGCAGACTGTGGAGAGCATAAGGACGGGGACAGCTGGGGCTCGGCAGCAAACGATGGATCAGGGGACACCCACCCAGACTTCCCCGAGGACTCCGACATCGACTTTAAAGAT GTGGACAAAGTTCTGTCTGTTGCTGAGGACGTGAAGAACATCGGAAACAATCTTTTCAAGAAGCAAGACTGGAACGCTGCGGCCAACAAATATAGCAAAGCCCTCAG GTACTTGGAGGTGGGTGGAGACGAGTTTGATGAGGAGGTGATGAAGAAGCTGGAGCCCACAGCCTTCAGCTGCTTCCTCAACACGGCGGCGTGTAAGCTGAAGATGCAGCTGTGGCAGGAAGCTCTGGAGAGCTGCAACGAG GCTCTAGAGATGAACAAAGCGAACACTAAGGCACTTTTCCGGAGGTCCCAGGCCTGGCAGGGGTTAAAGGAGTACAGCAAAGCCATG aCTGATCTGAAGAAAGCTCAGGAAATCACCCCAGAAGACAAAG CTATCATCAACGAGATGAAGAGAGTGCAGCTGAAAAtccaggaggagaaggagaaagagaagaagatcTATGCCAAAATGTTCTCTTAA
- the spmip2 gene encoding uncharacterized protein C4orf45 isoform X1, with the protein MMQKSEEVAGRTPSGQRMIFTGPDGIGDYRPRSYDFPQYIGVGASSSPEATGDLGYLWRAAPHAPPPPPRQSCVGEVGWCWQYNQLLNSRTLLSNMQIKKTELRTALEDRVTHRFQNKHSSDRCRFVSSAANMKDESLRVNTKFHRDAQS; encoded by the exons atgatgcaaaaaagTGAGGAGGTTGCGGGACGGACACCGAGCGGACAGAGGATGATCTTCACAG GCCCGGATGGAATTGGAGACTACAGGCCGAGATCATATGATTTCCCCCAGTACATCGGTGTGGGCGCCTCATCATCACCTGAGGCCACAGGTGACCTCGGTTACTTGTGGCGAGCTGCACCACAcgccccccctcctccgccCAGGCAGAGCTGCGTGGGGGAGGTTGGCTGGTGCTGGCAGTACAACCAGCTGCTGAACAGCAGGACGCTGCTCAGCAATATGCAAATTAAG AAAACTGAGTTACGGACGGCGTTGGAGGACAGAGTGACTCACAGGttccaaaacaaaca CTCGTCTGATCGCTGCCggtttgtttcctctgcagcGAACATGAAGGATGAGTCACTCCGAGTCAACACCAAGTTTCACAGAGATGCTCAGAGCTAA
- the spmip2 gene encoding uncharacterized protein C4orf45 isoform X2 — protein MMQKSEEVAGRTPSGQRMIFTGPDGIGDYRPRSYDFPQYIGVGASSSPEATGDLGYLWRAAPHAPPPPPRQSCVGEVGWCWQYNQLLNSRTLLSNMQIKKTELRTALEDRVTHRFQNKHEHEG, from the exons atgatgcaaaaaagTGAGGAGGTTGCGGGACGGACACCGAGCGGACAGAGGATGATCTTCACAG GCCCGGATGGAATTGGAGACTACAGGCCGAGATCATATGATTTCCCCCAGTACATCGGTGTGGGCGCCTCATCATCACCTGAGGCCACAGGTGACCTCGGTTACTTGTGGCGAGCTGCACCACAcgccccccctcctccgccCAGGCAGAGCTGCGTGGGGGAGGTTGGCTGGTGCTGGCAGTACAACCAGCTGCTGAACAGCAGGACGCTGCTCAGCAATATGCAAATTAAG AAAACTGAGTTACGGACGGCGTTGGAGGACAGAGTGACTCACAGGttccaaaacaaaca cGAACATGAAGGATGA